The following are from one region of the Polaribacter marinaquae genome:
- the gldL gene encoding gliding motility protein GldL, which produces MAQSRAYKKGMNFVYGIGAAVVIIGALFKIQHINIGPITGGLMLTIGLIAEAIVFLISAFDAPEEDLDWSKVYPELAEGGISSKKETKKLGAEGMLSQKLDSLLQEAKIDSNLMASLGSSMKNFQNAAEGLSAASGSVASTNKYNEEMSKAALQMESLNNLYKVQVENTSKQAELNTSVVENTERLHEQMKALASNLSSLNGVYGNMLSAMSNK; this is translated from the coding sequence ATGGCACAGTCAAGAGCGTACAAAAAAGGAATGAATTTCGTTTACGGAATTGGAGCAGCAGTAGTAATTATTGGAGCTTTATTCAAGATTCAACATATAAATATCGGGCCAATTACAGGTGGTTTAATGCTAACAATTGGTTTAATTGCAGAAGCGATAGTATTCTTAATTTCTGCTTTTGATGCACCAGAAGAAGATTTAGATTGGTCTAAAGTTTATCCAGAATTAGCAGAAGGAGGAATTTCTTCTAAAAAAGAAACTAAAAAATTAGGAGCAGAAGGAATGCTTTCTCAAAAATTAGATAGTTTATTACAAGAAGCAAAAATAGATTCTAACTTAATGGCAAGTTTAGGTTCTAGCATGAAAAACTTTCAAAATGCAGCAGAAGGATTATCTGCAGCATCTGGTTCTGTTGCTTCTACCAATAAATATAACGAAGAAATGTCTAAAGCTGCATTACAAATGGAGTCTTTAAATAATTTATACAAAGTTCAGGTAGAAAATACAAGCAAACAAGCAGAATTAAATACTTCTGTTGTAGAAAATACAGAAAGATTACACGAGCAAATGAAAGCTTTAGCAAGCAACTTGTCTTCTTTAAACGGAGTATATGGTAACATGCTATCTGCAATGTCAAACAAATAA